CTGCACCAGCTCAAGCGTGTCGTCGGTCGATCGAGGATTCTGAAGAATACGCCCGAGCTCGACCGGGTTCACAAATCCTTTCATGCCAGCCTGATCGCGGCTTGCAGCGCATCCAGAACCGTCGGGCTGGCAAGCCAGCTCTACGATCAGGCTTCCCGCTACCGCAACCTGATGCTCTCGAACGCAGTCGTCGCGGAGGAGTTCGTCGCCGAGCATGAAGGGCTCGCAAACGTCGTCCTGTCGCGTTCGGCCAGTGCAGCTGTGACGAAGCTCACCGACCATCTCGAGCGCACCTACTGCGACATCTACGGGGCAATGCCCGACTAGAGCCGAGCCAGCATCTGCGCGCCAGAAGAACCCAAAGAAGAGCGCAGAGAGAATTCAGTACGAGGGAGGGAATTGTGAGTTCTGTCGATCATGTAGTCCAGCTACAGAAGGACGAGATCAGCCGCGGTTGGCTGATCTTGGTCATGGCGCTCATCGGGATTGGCGTTGGCGCGGCATCTCTGCTGTTTTACAGCATTGGGGTCTTTTTCGAGCCTCTCCAGCAGGAGTTTGGCTGGAATCGCGGGCAGATTTCGGGAGCCCTGATCTATCTCACCGCGGGATTCGTGGTGTCAGGACCGATCGTCGGATCGCTCATTGATCGCTTCGGCGCGCGCATCGTTGCGCTGGTGTCCATCCCATTGCTGATTGTGAGCATCGTCGGCCTCGGCGGAATGAATGGCTCGATCGTCGTGTTCTACGTCCTGTTCTTCGCGGCGGGGTGTCTGGGTGCGGGAACGACACCGGTGGTCTACACGCGGATCGTGAATGGAAACTTCAAGGTATCGCGCGGCCTGGCGCTTGGTATCGTGCTGGCTGGGACCGGGATCGCGGCTCTTGCGTTGCCTCCCTTGCTGGCCTCGCAAATCGCGTCGCTGGGGTGGCGTTCAGGATTCATCGTCATGGCGATGCTTGCAGCGATCGCCTGGCCGATGGTCTATTTCGGCTTCAGGGATCTGGAAGGCGCGGCACGGCCAGCGGCCAAGGCAGCGGAAGGTATTGACCGTTCCGAGGCACTGAGATCCAGGATCTTTTGGACGATTGCGATCGGATTCCTGGCGGTTGCGGCTGCGATATCCGGGATGGTGGTACACATGATTCCGTTGTTGCGAGACGCGGGTCTCCCGGTACCGAGAGCTGCCGCGATCGCTTCGCTGATTGGCGTTGGTGTCATCATTGGTCGTGTCCTGATTGGATGGACCATCGACCGCCTGTTTGCGCCCCGCGTAGCAGGTGCGGTGTTCCTGATCACTGCAGGAGGATGCGTGCTCTTGAATGTCGGGGGCGCACAGACCGCTCCGATCGCAGCTTTCCTGATCGGCTTTGCCCTCGGCGCGGAAATCGATCTCATCGCCTATCTAACCGCCCGCTATTTCGGAATGCGCAACTACGGCTTTCTCTATGGTCTGGCATATTCGATCTTTAGCGTGGGCGCAGCGCTCGGGCCTGCCGTCACGGGAAATCTGTTCGACATCAACAAGAACTACAGTGCCGCCCTTTGGCTGATGGCGGCCTGTCTCGTCTTCGGTGCGCTGGCGATGAGCACGTTGCCGCGCTTCCAGAAGAACCCGCAGCAATAGCGAGCACGGCGCATCCGCGTGTGCGGACCGCGCAACGAATGGATCAGAGCACATGACGAGACGATTGATCGACATTTCGGTGCCGTTGCAGAACGACGTGCCTGCCGATCCGCCGGGCAACCGGCCGAGCATTCAGTACATCGACCATCAACAGGGGCTGCCGGGCATGTTGCAGTTCTTTGCCGGCCTGAAGGCGGAGGATTTGCCGGACGGCCAGGGCTGGGCGGTCGAGCATGTGGCACTCTCCACTCACAATGGCACGCATCTGGATGCGCCCTGGCACTTTCACCCGACGATGAATCGCGGCGAACGCTCGTGGACCATCGACGAGGTGCCGCTGGAATGGTGTCTGCAGCCAGCCGTGAAACTCGATTTCCGGCATCTGCCGGATGGTTATGTGGCGACTGCGAAGGACGTCGAAGATGAGCTCACACGGATCGGCCATACGCTGAACCCTCTCGAGATCGTCATCGTCAATACCAGTGCCGGAGCCAAGTTTGGCCGGCCCGACTACGTCAACTCCGGTTGCGGGCTGGGTCATGAGGCGACGATGTACCTGTTGGAGCGCGGCGTGCGGTTGACCGGAACGGATGCCTGGAGTTGGGACGCGCCCTTTGTCCTCACTGCGCAGAAATATGCCGAGACCCGCGACGCTTCGTTGATCTGGGAAGGCCATAAGGCCGGCCGGCACATCGGCTACTGCCACCTTGAAAAGCTGCACAATCTCGATCTGCTGCCTTCGACCGGCTTCAGCGTATCGTGCTTCCCGGTCAAGATCGCGCATGCATCGGCTGGCTGGACCCGCGCGGTTGCGATTCTCGACGGTTGAGGTGTCGGAGATGCTTTCAACGAAGTAGCCAGCGCCGTCACCCCACCTTGCTGCTGCCTTGCGTGATCAGGCGTGCGGCGCGCTGGTCGCGAACGTAGATCCAGAGCCAGGTGAGCGCGACGGTGAGGCGATGGCGCAGGCCGATCAGGAAGTAGATGTGGGCGATGCCCCAGATCCACCACGCGATCGCGCCGCGCAGTTTCACCCGGCCGAAATCGATCACCGCGAGCCGCTTGCCGATCTGCGCGAGGCTGCCGGCGTGCTTGTAGCGGAACGGGCCGAGCTTCTCGCCCCGCAGCCGTGCCTTGATGAGGTTCGCGACATAGCGTCCCTGCTGCTTGGCCGCCGGCGCGATGCCGGGCACCGGCTTGCCGTCCCACGCGGAAATCGTGACGGTGTCGCCGATGGCGAAGACATCCGGATGGCCGGGCACGGTCAGATCATCGGCGACCTCGACGCGGCCGGCGCGGTCGGCCGGTGCATTCAACCATTCGGCGGCGGGCGAGGCGCGCACACCGGCCGCCCAGATCCGGGTCTTCGCATTCAGCTGCTGCCCGCCATAGACCACGCCGTCGCGGTCAACCTCGGTGACGGGCTGGCCCAGCACGACCTCGACGCCGATCTTTTCCAGCGAAGCCTGCGCATAGGCCGAGAGATCGTCGGCAAAGCCCGCGAGCACGCGGGGGCCGGCCTCGATCAGCACGACGCGCGCCTTGCGCGTGTCGATGTTGCGAAAATCGCCAGGCAGCGTGTGATGCGCCATCTCGGCGATAGTGCCGGCAAGCTCGACGCCGGTCGGACCGGCGCCGATGATGACGAAGGTGAGGCGCGCGGCACGGCGCTCCGGATCGGTCTCGCGTTCGGCGCGCTCGAACGCGAGCAGGATGTGACGCCGCAGCGTGGTCGCATCCTCCAGCGTCTTCAAGCCGGGTGCCCACTGCTCCCATTCGTCGTGGCCGAAATAGGCGTGGCGGACACCGGTCGCGAGCACCAGCGTGTCGTAGGGAACTTCGCTGCCGTCATCGAGCAGCACGGCGCGCCGCTCGGCATCGACCCCGCTCACGGTCGCAAACA
This region of Bradyrhizobium sp. CCGUVB1N3 genomic DNA includes:
- a CDS encoding cyclase family protein, whose protein sequence is MTRRLIDISVPLQNDVPADPPGNRPSIQYIDHQQGLPGMLQFFAGLKAEDLPDGQGWAVEHVALSTHNGTHLDAPWHFHPTMNRGERSWTIDEVPLEWCLQPAVKLDFRHLPDGYVATAKDVEDELTRIGHTLNPLEIVIVNTSAGAKFGRPDYVNSGCGLGHEATMYLLERGVRLTGTDAWSWDAPFVLTAQKYAETRDASLIWEGHKAGRHIGYCHLEKLHNLDLLPSTGFSVSCFPVKIAHASAGWTRAVAILDG
- a CDS encoding MFS transporter, with amino-acid sequence MALIGIGVGAASLLFYSIGVFFEPLQQEFGWNRGQISGALIYLTAGFVVSGPIVGSLIDRFGARIVALVSIPLLIVSIVGLGGMNGSIVVFYVLFFAAGCLGAGTTPVVYTRIVNGNFKVSRGLALGIVLAGTGIAALALPPLLASQIASLGWRSGFIVMAMLAAIAWPMVYFGFRDLEGAARPAAKAAEGIDRSEALRSRIFWTIAIGFLAVAAAISGMVVHMIPLLRDAGLPVPRAAAIASLIGVGVIIGRVLIGWTIDRLFAPRVAGAVFLITAGGCVLLNVGGAQTAPIAAFLIGFALGAEIDLIAYLTARYFGMRNYGFLYGLAYSIFSVGAALGPAVTGNLFDINKNYSAALWLMAACLVFGALAMSTLPRFQKNPQQ
- a CDS encoding NAD(P)/FAD-dependent oxidoreductase, with the protein product MTAKPHRVVIVGAGFGGLETTYRLAGSPVEITLIDRRNHHLFQPLLYQVATASLATSDIAWPVRHLMRARREVTTLFATVSGVDAERRAVLLDDGSEVPYDTLVLATGVRHAYFGHDEWEQWAPGLKTLEDATTLRRHILLAFERAERETDPERRAARLTFVIIGAGPTGVELAGTIAEMAHHTLPGDFRNIDTRKARVVLIEAGPRVLAGFADDLSAYAQASLEKIGVEVVLGQPVTEVDRDGVVYGGQQLNAKTRIWAAGVRASPAAEWLNAPADRAGRVEVADDLTVPGHPDVFAIGDTVTISAWDGKPVPGIAPAAKQQGRYVANLIKARLRGEKLGPFRYKHAGSLAQIGKRLAVIDFGRVKLRGAIAWWIWGIAHIYFLIGLRHRLTVALTWLWIYVRDQRAARLITQGSSKVG